One genomic region from Streptomyces sp. NBC_01304 encodes:
- a CDS encoding ATP-dependent helicase gives MSSFSSDRRSSDAPVRQRSHGAYRLVRTPPVSVDPPHLDASQRAVVDHASGPLLVLAGPGTGKTTTLVEAVAARTAKGTDPERILVLTFSRKAAVELRDRLALRIGGVQAPQATTFHSFCYALVRAHQDADLFTEPLRLLSGPEQDVVVRDLLAGETDLENAGHARVRWPDELRACLTTRGFADEVRAVLARSRELGLGPASLAEFARRTGRPDWGAAASFLAEYLDVLDAQGVLDYAELVHRAVLLAHRTEVADQLAARYDAVFVDEYQDTDAAQVRLLQALAGGGRTLVALGDPDQSIYAFRGADVNGILDFPSAFPRTDGTPAPVEVLTTCRRSSSVLLEATRGLTRRMPLTRLPSDAVRRHRALSPIAEGGKVEVFTYPTPGTELDNIADVLRRAHLEDGVPWSDMAVLLRAGTRTIPAFRRALTSAGVPLEIDGDDLALSQEPAVATLLAALRAAAEATASADATPAGSRAAGRHGWAQAEVPDAGEVGLEVVDLGERQVPDAGEVGLEVVDLGERQVPGAGEVGLEVVDLGERQVPDAGEADLDALVPEEPQAPAADEAGHDAVELSKPRPPDADDAGPDTTAWLDTETALTLLTSPLAGMDPADLRRLGRALREEERTAGIRVPPPSDDLLARAIAEPERLTAHDPAYARNAQRLGTLLKETRKILAEGGTAEDALWTLWNGTPWPQRLQRAAQRGGAAGRNADRDLDAICALFATAARAEERTGGRGALNFLDELSAQDIAADTLTKREARPDAVRLMTAHRSKGLQWPLVVVAGVQEGLWPDLRRRGSLLEADRIGLDGLAEPLTPGALLAEERRLFYVAATRARTRLVVTAVKAPADDGDQPSRFLTELGVEPRDITGRPRRPLSVAALVAELRATTVDPRVTDALREAAAQRLAKLAALSDEDGRPLVPSAHPYRWWGMYEPTHSKIPLRDRDKPVALSGSALDQLANTCALQWFLGREVKADAPASVAQGFGNVVHVLADEVASGRTPADLDVLMERLDSVWDALAFDAPWKSAQEKEHARVALERFLQWHVMDRAGRTPVASEHDFDVTLEAGGEYAVRIRGSMDRVETDAEGRAYVVDFKTGKNAPTAAEVARHPQLAVYQLAVREGALDTAFDGDRPPSGGAELVQLRKPAAKKDGGETLPKVQAQQPLEGEWVGDLLATAAGKVLDERFTPTSGQHCTHCAFQASCSAVPEGRHIVE, from the coding sequence GTGAGCTCCTTTTCTTCCGACAGGCGTAGTTCTGACGCGCCTGTACGTCAGAGGAGCCACGGCGCCTACCGACTGGTGCGTACCCCGCCGGTGTCGGTGGATCCTCCTCATCTGGACGCAAGCCAGCGCGCTGTGGTTGACCATGCGTCCGGACCGCTCCTCGTCCTCGCAGGACCGGGCACCGGCAAGACCACCACGCTCGTGGAGGCGGTGGCCGCGCGGACGGCCAAGGGCACGGACCCGGAGCGCATCCTCGTCCTGACCTTCAGCCGCAAGGCGGCGGTGGAACTCCGCGACCGCCTGGCCCTCCGGATCGGCGGCGTACAGGCGCCACAAGCCACCACCTTCCACTCCTTCTGCTACGCCCTGGTCCGCGCCCACCAGGACGCCGACCTGTTCACCGAGCCGCTCCGGCTGCTCTCCGGTCCCGAACAGGACGTCGTCGTACGCGACCTCCTCGCCGGCGAGACCGACCTGGAAAACGCCGGCCACGCACGCGTGCGCTGGCCCGACGAACTGCGCGCGTGCCTGACGACGCGGGGCTTCGCCGACGAGGTCCGCGCGGTCCTGGCGCGCAGCCGCGAACTGGGCCTCGGCCCCGCGTCCCTCGCCGAGTTCGCCCGCCGCACGGGGCGGCCCGACTGGGGCGCGGCGGCGTCCTTCCTCGCCGAGTACCTGGACGTACTGGACGCGCAGGGCGTCCTCGACTACGCGGAGCTGGTGCACCGCGCCGTGCTCCTCGCCCACCGCACGGAGGTCGCGGACCAACTGGCGGCGCGCTACGACGCGGTGTTCGTCGACGAGTACCAGGACACGGACGCGGCGCAGGTCCGCCTGCTCCAGGCCCTCGCGGGCGGCGGCCGCACCCTGGTCGCGCTCGGCGACCCGGACCAGTCGATCTACGCCTTCCGCGGCGCGGACGTGAACGGCATCCTCGACTTCCCTTCCGCCTTCCCCCGCACGGACGGCACCCCGGCCCCGGTCGAGGTCCTGACGACCTGCCGCCGCTCGTCCTCCGTACTCCTCGAGGCCACCCGCGGCCTCACCCGCCGCATGCCCCTGACCCGCCTCCCCTCGGATGCGGTACGCCGCCACCGCGCGCTCTCGCCGATCGCGGAGGGCGGCAAGGTCGAGGTCTTCACGTACCCCACCCCCGGCACCGAGCTGGACAACATCGCCGACGTCCTCCGCCGCGCCCACCTGGAGGACGGCGTCCCCTGGTCGGACATGGCCGTCCTGCTTCGCGCCGGCACCCGCACGATCCCTGCCTTCCGCCGCGCCCTGACATCGGCCGGCGTCCCCCTGGAAATAGACGGCGACGACCTGGCCCTGAGCCAGGAGCCGGCGGTGGCCACACTGCTGGCAGCGCTGCGGGCGGCGGCGGAGGCGACAGCTTCTGCCGACGCCACCCCTGCGGGCAGTCGTGCCGCAGGGCGGCACGGGTGGGCGCAGGCGGAGGTGCCGGATGCCGGTGAGGTGGGCCTTGAGGTGGTCGACCTGGGCGAGCGGCAGGTGCCGGATGCCGGTGAGGTGGGCCTTGAGGTGGTCGACCTGGGCGAGCGGCAGGTGCCGGGCGCCGGTGAGGTGGGCCTTGAGGTGGTCGACCTGGGCGAGCGGCAGGTGCCGGATGCCGGTGAAGCAGACCTCGACGCACTCGTGCCCGAAGAACCGCAGGCACCGGCTGCCGACGAAGCGGGCCACGACGCAGTCGAGCTGAGCAAGCCCCGACCGCCGGATGCCGACGACGCAGGGCCCGACACAACCGCCTGGCTCGACACAGAAACCGCCCTCACCCTCCTCACGTCCCCCCTCGCAGGGATGGACCCCGCAGACCTACGCCGCCTCGGCAGAGCACTCCGCGAGGAGGAAAGGACAGCGGGAATCCGAGTACCGCCCCCCTCCGACGACCTCCTGGCGAGGGCCATCGCCGAGCCCGAAAGACTCACCGCCCACGACCCCGCGTACGCCCGGAACGCCCAACGCCTCGGCACCCTCCTTAAGGAGACCCGCAAAATCCTCGCGGAAGGCGGCACCGCAGAGGACGCCCTCTGGACCCTCTGGAACGGCACCCCCTGGCCCCAGAGACTGCAGCGCGCAGCGCAAAGGGGCGGCGCGGCAGGCCGCAACGCAGACCGCGACCTCGACGCGATCTGCGCCCTGTTCGCGACCGCGGCCCGCGCCGAGGAACGCACAGGGGGCCGCGGCGCCCTCAACTTCCTGGACGAGCTGTCCGCCCAGGACATCGCCGCCGACACCCTCACCAAGCGTGAGGCCCGCCCGGACGCCGTACGCCTGATGACCGCCCACCGCTCCAAGGGCCTGCAGTGGCCCCTGGTGGTCGTCGCCGGCGTCCAGGAAGGCCTCTGGCCGGACCTCAGGCGACGCGGCTCCCTCCTGGAAGCCGACCGCATCGGACTCGACGGCCTCGCCGAACCCCTCACCCCCGGCGCCCTCCTCGCAGAGGAGAGAAGGCTCTTCTACGTCGCCGCCACCCGCGCCCGCACCCGCCTGGTCGTCACCGCCGTCAAGGCCCCGGCCGACGACGGCGACCAGCCCTCCCGCTTCCTCACCGAACTCGGCGTCGAACCAAGGGACATAACGGGCAGACCCCGCCGCCCCCTCTCGGTCGCCGCCCTCGTCGCCGAGCTGCGCGCCACCACCGTCGACCCCCGCGTGACCGACGCCCTGCGCGAGGCAGCGGCCCAGCGCCTCGCGAAGCTCGCCGCGCTCAGCGACGAGGACGGCCGCCCGCTGGTCCCGTCCGCGCACCCGTACCGCTGGTGGGGCATGTACGAGCCCACGCACAGCAAGATCCCGCTGCGCGACCGCGACAAGCCCGTCGCCCTCTCCGGCAGCGCCCTCGACCAGCTCGCCAACACCTGTGCCCTGCAATGGTTCCTGGGCCGCGAGGTCAAGGCGGACGCCCCGGCGAGCGTCGCCCAGGGCTTCGGCAACGTCGTCCACGTACTGGCCGACGAAGTCGCCTCCGGCCGTACCCCCGCGGACCTCGACGTCCTCATGGAACGCCTCGACTCCGTCTGGGACGCCCTCGCCTTCGACGCCCCCTGGAAGTCGGCCCAGGAGAAGGAGCACGCGCGCGTGGCGCTCGAACGCTTCCTCCAGTGGCACGTGATGGACCGCGCGGGCCGCACCCCCGTCGCCAGCGAGCACGACTTCGACGTGACCCTGGAGGCGGGCGGCGAGTACGCGGTCCGCATCCGCGGCTCCATGGACCGCGTCGAGACGGACGCCGAAGGACGCGCGTACGTCGTCGACTTCAAGACCGGCAAGAACGCCCCGACCGCCGCCGAGGTCGCCCGCCACCCCCAGCTCGCCGTCTACCAACTGGCCGTACGTGAGGGCGCCTTGGACACCGCCTTCGACGGCGACCGCCCGCCCTCGGGAGGCGCCGAACTGGTCCAGCTGCGCAAGCCGGCCGCCAAGAAGGACGGCGGCGAGACCCTGCCCAAGGTCCAGGCGCAGCAGCCGCTGGAGGGGGAGTGGGTCGGCGACCTGCTCGCCACGGCGGCCGGCAAGGTCCTGGACGAACGCTTCACGCCGACCAGTGGCCAGCACTGCACTCACTGCGCCTTCCAGGCCTCGTGCAGCGCGGTGCCCGAGGGCCGCCACATCGTGGAGTGA
- a CDS encoding MGMT family protein produces the protein MSNESLPEIPTIPDYAERVLEVAELIPPGRVMSYGDVAEWLGEGGPRQVGRAMALYGGAVPWWRVVRSDGVPLVGHELRALEHYRAEATPLRTTGAGEHRLDMRRARWDGAARTGGHR, from the coding sequence ATGAGCAACGAGAGCCTGCCGGAGATCCCGACGATCCCGGACTACGCGGAGCGGGTGCTCGAGGTCGCGGAGCTGATCCCGCCCGGCCGCGTCATGTCGTACGGAGATGTCGCGGAGTGGCTCGGCGAGGGCGGCCCCCGGCAGGTCGGACGGGCCATGGCGCTGTACGGCGGGGCGGTGCCCTGGTGGCGGGTGGTCCGCTCGGACGGCGTGCCGCTCGTCGGCCATGAGCTGCGCGCCCTGGAGCACTACCGCGCCGAGGCGACTCCGCTGCGCACGACGGGCGCCGGTGAACACCGCCTCGACATGAGGCGGGCGCGCTGGGACGGCGCTGCGCGGACGGGCGGTCACAGATGA
- a CDS encoding lysylphosphatidylglycerol synthase domain-containing protein: MQPPKDEGAPDTSARPDASEPDNGHDTGHDYGQENGHENCDPAEARFDRVEGDEPLLPARVHRPSDLMRMLIGILAIALVLAVAAFALKTTSGLEDDIKRGTTQAPDMLIKFAGLASSIAVLFVPVAFAIERLIKRDGLRIADGVLAAVLAHGVTLATDLWVANGAPDAIRNALTETSVGGTLTDPVHGYLAPVIAYMTAVGMSRRPRWRVVLWTVLALDALSMLVAGYTTPFSIILTILIGWTVAYGTLYAVGSPNVRPTGQNLLAGLRHVGFRPVSAARAEELPDAPDSGDRGRRYFVLLEDGPPLDVTVVDREQQAQGFFYRVWRRLTLRSITTRRSLLSLRQALEQEALLSYAAIAAGANAPKLIATSELGPDAVMLVYEHLGGHSLDSLPDKDITDDLMRDTWLQVQALQSRRIAHRRLAGDAIVVDRSAKVIITDLRGGEIAAGDLLLRMDIAQLLTTFGLRVGAERAVAAVVAVLGPDAVADCLPLLQPIALSRSTRAELRRLGRERSQRQREAVLEASKQAKLARAEEAEAQTPDRKSVKAERQAEKRALDVALDEAREEDLLTQIRHQVLLIRPQAPVEPAQLERIKPRTLVSFIAGAIGAYFLLTQLTDIEFAKVFGNAEWGWVAVAVAFSALSYFGAAMSLLGFVPERVPFLRTVAAQVAGSFVKIVAPAAVGGVALNTRFLQRSGVRSGLAVASVGASQLFGLGAHILLLLTFGYLTGTQKTAEFTPSRTVIAGLLTIAVLVLVVTAVPFLRNFVVTRVRSLFAGVVPRMLDVLQRPQKLLTGIGGMLFLTTCFVLCLDSSLRAFGSDTGTISLAGVAVVFLAGNALGSAAPTPGGVGAVEATLTGGLVLIGVPSEVAAPAVLLYRLLTLWLPVLPGWLAFNHLTRKGSL, encoded by the coding sequence GTGCAACCCCCGAAGGACGAGGGTGCCCCTGACACTTCGGCGCGCCCTGACGCGTCCGAGCCCGACAACGGCCACGACACCGGCCACGACTACGGCCAGGAGAACGGCCACGAGAACTGCGACCCGGCCGAGGCCCGCTTCGACCGCGTAGAGGGCGACGAACCGCTGCTCCCCGCACGGGTCCACCGCCCCTCGGACCTGATGCGGATGCTCATCGGCATCCTGGCCATCGCCCTGGTGCTCGCCGTCGCGGCGTTCGCGCTCAAGACCACCTCGGGGCTCGAGGACGACATCAAGCGGGGCACCACACAGGCGCCCGACATGCTGATCAAGTTCGCGGGTCTGGCCTCCAGCATCGCGGTCCTGTTCGTGCCGGTCGCCTTCGCGATCGAGCGCCTGATCAAGCGGGACGGGCTGCGGATCGCGGACGGTGTGCTCGCGGCGGTGCTCGCGCACGGCGTCACCCTCGCCACCGATCTGTGGGTGGCGAACGGCGCACCGGATGCCATCCGGAACGCGCTGACCGAGACCAGCGTCGGCGGCACACTGACCGACCCGGTGCACGGTTATCTGGCGCCGGTGATCGCCTATATGACGGCGGTCGGCATGTCCCGCAGACCGCGCTGGCGCGTGGTGCTGTGGACGGTGCTCGCGCTTGACGCCCTGTCGATGCTGGTCGCCGGGTACACCACCCCGTTCTCGATCATCCTCACGATCCTGATCGGCTGGACCGTCGCGTACGGCACGCTGTACGCGGTCGGCTCGCCGAACGTCCGGCCCACCGGGCAGAACCTCCTCGCCGGCCTGCGGCACGTCGGGTTCCGCCCGGTCAGCGCGGCCCGCGCCGAGGAGCTGCCGGACGCACCCGACTCGGGCGACCGGGGCCGCCGCTACTTCGTCCTCCTTGAGGACGGGCCGCCGCTCGACGTGACGGTCGTGGACCGCGAGCAGCAGGCGCAGGGCTTCTTCTACCGCGTGTGGCGCCGCCTCACGCTGCGCTCGATCACCACCCGGCGCAGCCTGCTTTCGCTGCGCCAGGCCCTGGAGCAGGAGGCACTGCTCTCGTACGCGGCCATCGCGGCCGGCGCCAACGCACCGAAGCTCATCGCCACGTCCGAGCTCGGCCCGGACGCGGTGATGCTCGTGTACGAGCACCTGGGCGGGCATTCGCTGGACTCGCTGCCCGACAAGGACATCACCGACGACCTGATGCGCGACACCTGGCTGCAGGTGCAGGCGCTGCAGTCGCGGCGCATCGCGCACCGCAGGCTGGCGGGCGACGCGATCGTGGTGGATCGTTCCGCCAAGGTGATCATCACCGATCTGCGGGGCGGTGAGATCGCGGCCGGGGACCTGCTCCTTCGCATGGACATCGCGCAGCTGCTCACCACCTTCGGCCTGCGGGTCGGCGCCGAGCGCGCGGTGGCCGCCGTGGTCGCGGTGCTCGGCCCGGACGCGGTCGCCGACTGTCTGCCGCTGCTCCAGCCCATCGCACTGTCCCGGTCGACCCGCGCGGAGCTGCGCAGGCTCGGCCGCGAGCGCTCCCAGCGCCAGCGCGAGGCGGTCCTGGAGGCCTCCAAGCAGGCCAAGCTGGCGCGCGCGGAGGAGGCCGAGGCGCAGACGCCCGACCGCAAGTCGGTCAAGGCCGAGCGACAGGCCGAGAAGCGGGCGCTCGACGTGGCCCTGGACGAGGCCCGCGAGGAGGATCTGCTCACCCAGATCCGCCACCAGGTGCTGCTCATCAGGCCGCAGGCCCCAGTGGAGCCGGCCCAGCTGGAGCGGATCAAGCCGCGCACGCTGGTCAGTTTCATCGCGGGCGCGATCGGCGCGTACTTCCTGCTCACCCAGCTGACGGACATCGAGTTCGCGAAGGTCTTCGGGAACGCCGAGTGGGGCTGGGTGGCGGTGGCGGTCGCGTTCTCGGCGCTGAGCTACTTCGGGGCGGCGATGAGCCTGCTCGGCTTCGTGCCGGAGCGGGTGCCGTTCCTGCGGACGGTGGCGGCGCAGGTCGCCGGGTCCTTCGTGAAGATCGTGGCGCCGGCGGCGGTCGGCGGTGTCGCGCTCAACACGCGCTTCCTGCAGCGGTCCGGGGTGCGCTCCGGGCTTGCCGTCGCCAGTGTGGGGGCCTCGCAGCTGTTCGGGCTCGGCGCGCACATCCTGCTCCTGCTGACCTTCGGCTATCTGACCGGGACGCAGAAGACCGCGGAGTTCACCCCGTCCCGGACGGTGATCGCGGGGCTGCTGACCATCGCGGTCCTGGTGCTCGTGGTGACCGCCGTGCCCTTCCTGCGGAACTTCGTGGTGACGCGCGTGCGGTCGCTGTTCGCCGGGGTGGTGCCGCGCATGCTGGATGTGCTGCAGCGGCCGCAGAAGCTCCTTACGGGCATCGGCGGGATGTTGTTTTTGACCACGTGCTTCGTGTTGTGTCTCGACTCGTCGCTGCGGGCGTTCGGGTCGGACACGGGCACGATCAGTCTGGCCGGGGTTGCCGTGGTGTTCCTTGCGGGGAATGCGCTGGGGTCTGCGGCGCCTACGCCTGGTGGTGTGGGGGCGGTTGAGGCGACGCTCACGGGTGGGCTCGTGCTGATCGGTGTGCCCAGTGAGGTCGCGGCTCCCGCTGTGCTGCTGTATCGGCTGTTGACGTTGTGGCTGCCGGTTTTGCCGGGGTGGCTCGCGTTCAATCATTTGACCCGGAAGGGGTCGCTGTAG
- a CDS encoding YwiC-like family protein — MSRNRWLPNQHGAWAMLAVPFATGVFLGSPRWAHFPLLAAWLLGYIAAFHAQQWLRLRRISRNPKAPRRHVRPALVFGAAFAVCGLPLAVLHPWLVAAAACAAPFVAANTYYAWRNNERALLNGLLAVVPACGMLLVALHLGGGTWADGWRPALACLLYFGGTVPYVKTMIRERDSRAYYRGSVAYHGVALVAAAFLTPWLALPFAAYLARAALLPGRGLKVAVVGAVEVICSVALLVTVLLT, encoded by the coding sequence GTGAGCAGGAATCGCTGGCTGCCCAACCAGCACGGGGCCTGGGCGATGCTCGCGGTGCCCTTTGCCACGGGTGTTTTCCTCGGCAGTCCGCGCTGGGCCCACTTCCCCCTCCTCGCGGCCTGGCTGCTCGGCTACATCGCGGCGTTCCACGCCCAGCAGTGGCTCCGGCTGCGCCGCATCTCGCGCAATCCGAAGGCGCCGCGCCGCCATGTCCGGCCGGCGCTCGTCTTCGGGGCGGCCTTCGCGGTGTGCGGGCTGCCGCTGGCCGTGCTGCACCCCTGGCTCGTGGCGGCAGCGGCCTGCGCCGCGCCGTTCGTCGCGGCGAACACGTACTACGCCTGGCGCAACAACGAGCGGGCCCTCCTCAACGGCCTGCTCGCGGTGGTCCCGGCCTGCGGCATGCTCCTGGTCGCGCTGCACCTCGGCGGCGGAACCTGGGCGGACGGCTGGCGCCCGGCGCTGGCGTGCCTGCTCTACTTCGGCGGCACGGTGCCGTACGTGAAGACGATGATCCGGGAACGCGACTCACGCGCGTACTACCGGGGCTCGGTGGCGTACCACGGGGTGGCCCTCGTAGCGGCGGCCTTCCTGACCCCGTGGCTGGCCCTGCCTTTCGCGGCCTACCTGGCCCGCGCGGCGCTGCTGCCCGGGCGGGGCCTGAAGGTGGCCGTGGTGGGCGCGGTGGAGGTCATCTGCTCGGTGGCACTGCTGGTGACGGTGCTGCTGACGTAG
- a CDS encoding nitrate reductase subunit alpha codes for MQQNQGAAEALIKAGSFFSRAEVSKDLRTVHHTGGRAADVFYRDRWSHDKVVYSTHGVNCTGSCRWKVYVKDGIITWETQATDYPSVGPDRPEYEPRGCPRGASFSWYSYSPTRVRYPHVRGVLLEMYREAKKRLGDPVLAWADIQKDDKRRRKYQQARGKGGLVRASWDEAVEIISAAHVHTIKEYGPDRVAGFSPIPAMSMASHAAGARFHSLIGAPMLSFYDWYADLPVASPQVFGDQTDVPESGDWWDAAYLMMWGSNVPVTRTPDAHWMTEARYRGQKVVTVSPDFADNTKFADEWMHPHPGTDGALALAMGHVVLKEFFVEKKREFFENYVRQYTDLPFLVSLQETAKGLVPGKFLTAKDLGQETENAEWKTVLVDDVTGELTVPNGTLGHRWGKNEKPEWNLDLGDTVPRLTLMEEGEHAEITLPRFDERGAGADTVRRGVPVRRVGDRLVTTVFDLMLAQYAVGREGLPGEWPTSYEDASTPGTPGWQETLTSVPAAQAARVAREFAQTAEDSGGRCMILMGAGTNHWFHSETIYRAFLALLTLTGCQGRNGGGWGHYVGQEKCRPVTGWATLASASDWGRPPRHMIGAGWFYLHTDQWRYDTLPAEALASPLADGRFEGMTGADCLAASARMGWMPSYPTFDRNPLELGEASQDPVQNAVRMLKDGELGFAGEDPDAPRNWPRVLNVWRANLLGSSSKGNEYFLKHLLGTHSNLPEDGPRCEPRDVTWHEEDVEGKLDLLLAMDFRMTSTTLLSDVVLPAATWYEKHDLSSTDMHPFLHAFTPAVDPPWQARSDYDAFHAIAKRFGELAKEHLGVRHDLVATALQHDTPGGEMAQPGGVALDWSKGECEPIPGKTMYNLAVVERDYGAVGERFAALGPLIDRLGVTTKAITFDVAEEVAYLKSKNGVVREGVAEGRPRLTTAQHACEAILSLSGTSNGRLATQGFQTLEKKVGTELAHLAAEAEGKRITFADTQARPVPVITSPEWSGSESGGRRYTAFTVNTEHLKPWHTLTGRQHFFIDHDWIHEVGEALPVYKPPLDMHQLYGEPELGKVDEKTVAVRYLTPHNKWAIHSQYQDNLYMMTLGRGGQTVWMSPQDAESIGVADNDWIEAVNRNGVITARAIVSHKMPPGTVFMNHAQERTVGVPKTEKTGRRGGIHNSLTRVMLKPTHLIGGYAQLTWAFNYLGPTGNQRDEVTVIRRRNQEVQY; via the coding sequence TTGCAGCAGAACCAGGGCGCCGCAGAGGCATTGATCAAGGCGGGGAGCTTCTTCAGCCGCGCCGAGGTCTCCAAGGATCTGCGCACCGTGCACCACACCGGCGGCCGCGCGGCCGACGTCTTCTACCGGGACCGCTGGAGCCACGACAAGGTCGTCTACTCGACGCACGGCGTGAACTGCACGGGCTCCTGCCGGTGGAAGGTCTACGTCAAGGACGGGATCATCACCTGGGAGACGCAGGCGACGGATTACCCGTCCGTGGGCCCGGACCGCCCGGAGTACGAGCCGCGCGGCTGTCCGCGCGGCGCCTCCTTCTCCTGGTACAGCTACTCGCCGACCCGGGTGCGCTACCCGCATGTGCGCGGCGTGCTCCTCGAGATGTACCGCGAGGCGAAGAAGCGTCTGGGCGACCCGGTCCTTGCCTGGGCCGACATCCAGAAGGACGACAAGCGCCGCCGCAAGTACCAGCAGGCGCGCGGCAAGGGCGGCCTGGTCAGGGCGAGTTGGGACGAGGCCGTCGAGATCATCTCGGCCGCGCACGTGCACACCATCAAGGAGTACGGTCCCGACCGCGTCGCCGGCTTCTCGCCGATCCCCGCGATGTCGATGGCCTCGCACGCGGCGGGCGCCCGCTTCCACTCGCTCATCGGCGCGCCGATGCTGAGCTTCTACGACTGGTACGCGGACCTGCCGGTGGCCTCCCCGCAGGTGTTCGGCGACCAGACCGACGTGCCCGAGTCGGGCGACTGGTGGGACGCCGCGTACCTGATGATGTGGGGCTCCAACGTCCCCGTCACGCGTACGCCCGACGCGCACTGGATGACCGAGGCGCGCTATCGCGGGCAGAAGGTCGTCACCGTTTCCCCGGACTTCGCGGACAACACCAAGTTCGCCGACGAGTGGATGCATCCGCACCCCGGGACCGATGGCGCGCTCGCGCTCGCCATGGGGCATGTGGTCCTCAAGGAGTTCTTCGTCGAGAAGAAGAGGGAGTTCTTCGAGAATTACGTACGTCAGTACACCGATCTGCCCTTCCTGGTGTCGCTGCAGGAGACCGCCAAGGGGCTGGTTCCCGGCAAGTTCCTGACGGCGAAGGACCTTGGTCAGGAGACCGAGAACGCCGAGTGGAAGACCGTGCTCGTCGACGACGTGACCGGTGAACTGACCGTTCCGAACGGCACGTTGGGGCATCGCTGGGGCAAGAACGAGAAGCCGGAATGGAATCTCGACCTCGGTGACACCGTCCCCCGCCTCACCCTCATGGAAGAGGGCGAGCACGCCGAGATCACCCTCCCCCGCTTCGACGAGCGAGGCGCTGGCGCGGACACGGTCCGGCGCGGAGTCCCGGTCCGCCGCGTCGGCGACCGCCTGGTCACCACCGTCTTCGACCTGATGCTCGCCCAGTACGCGGTCGGCCGCGAAGGGCTGCCGGGCGAGTGGCCCACGTCGTACGAGGACGCGTCGACGCCCGGCACCCCCGGCTGGCAGGAGACCCTCACCTCCGTGCCCGCCGCCCAAGCCGCGCGCGTGGCGCGGGAGTTCGCGCAGACCGCCGAGGACTCGGGCGGCCGCTGCATGATCCTCATGGGCGCGGGCACCAACCACTGGTTCCACTCCGAGACGATCTACCGCGCCTTCCTCGCCCTGCTCACCCTCACCGGCTGCCAGGGCCGCAACGGCGGCGGCTGGGGCCACTACGTGGGCCAGGAGAAGTGCCGCCCGGTGACCGGCTGGGCGACCCTGGCGAGCGCGTCCGACTGGGGCCGGCCGCCCCGGCACATGATCGGCGCGGGCTGGTTCTACCTCCACACCGACCAGTGGCGCTACGACACCCTGCCCGCCGAGGCCCTTGCCTCGCCCCTCGCGGACGGCCGCTTCGAGGGCATGACGGGCGCGGACTGTCTGGCCGCGTCCGCACGCATGGGCTGGATGCCTTCGTACCCGACGTTCGACCGCAATCCGCTGGAGCTGGGCGAGGCATCGCAGGACCCGGTCCAGAACGCCGTGCGGATGCTCAAGGACGGCGAGCTGGGCTTCGCCGGCGAGGACCCGGACGCGCCCCGCAACTGGCCGCGCGTGCTCAACGTATGGCGGGCGAACCTCCTGGGGTCGAGCTCCAAGGGCAATGAGTACTTCCTGAAGCATCTCCTCGGTACGCACTCCAACTTGCCGGAGGACGGGCCGCGTTGTGAGCCCAGGGACGTGACCTGGCACGAGGAGGACGTCGAGGGCAAGCTCGATCTGCTGCTCGCGATGGACTTCCGGATGACCTCGACCACGCTCCTGTCGGACGTCGTCCTGCCGGCCGCCACCTGGTACGAGAAGCACGACCTGTCGTCCACCGACATGCACCCCTTCCTGCACGCCTTCACCCCGGCCGTGGACCCGCCGTGGCAGGCACGCTCGGACTACGACGCCTTCCACGCGATAGCCAAGCGCTTCGGCGAGCTCGCGAAGGAGCATCTGGGCGTACGCCACGACCTCGTGGCCACCGCGCTGCAGCACGACACCCCCGGCGGCGAGATGGCCCAGCCCGGCGGCGTGGCGCTCGACTGGTCGAAGGGCGAGTGCGAGCCGATCCCCGGCAAGACCATGTACAACCTGGCCGTGGTCGAGCGCGACTACGGCGCGGTCGGCGAGAGGTTCGCGGCCCTCGGCCCGCTGATCGACCGCCTCGGCGTGACCACGAAGGCGATCACCTTCGACGTGGCCGAAGAGGTCGCGTACCTGAAGAGCAAGAACGGTGTCGTACGCGAGGGAGTGGCCGAGGGACGGCCGCGCCTTACGACCGCCCAGCACGCCTGCGAGGCGATCCTCTCCCTCTCCGGCACCTCCAACGGCCGCCTGGCCACCCAGGGATTCCAGACCCTGGAGAAGAAGGTCGGCACCGAACTGGCGCACCTCGCGGCCGAGGCCGAGGGCAAGCGGATCACCTTCGCGGACACCCAGGCGCGGCCCGTACCGGTGATCACGTCGCCCGAGTGGAGCGGCAGCGAGTCGGGCGGGCGCCGCTACACCGCCTTCACGGTCAACACCGAGCACCTCAAGCCCTGGCACACCCTCACCGGGCGCCAGCACTTCTTCATCGACCACGACTGGATCCACGAGGTCGGCGAGGCACTGCCGGTCTACAAGCCGCCGCTGGACATGCACCAGCTGTACGGCGAGCCGGAGTTGGGGAAGGTCGACGAGAAGACCGTCGCCGTGCGATACCTCACCCCGCACAACAAGTGGGCGATCCACAGCCAGTACCAGGACAACCTCTACATGATGACGCTCGGGCGCGGCGGGCAGACCGTGTGGATGTCGCCGCAGGACGCCGAGTCGATCGGGGTCGCGGACAACGACTGGATCGAGGCCGTGAACCGCAACGGCGTCATCACGGCCCGCGCGATCGTGTCCCACAAGATGCCGCCCGGCACGGTCTTCATGAACCACGCGCAGGAGCGCACGGTCGGCGTCCCCAAGACGGAGAAGACCGGGCGCCGCGGCGGAATTCATAACTCGCTCACGCGCGTGATGCTGAAACCGACCCATCTGATCGGCGGCTACGCCCAGTTGACGTGGGCCTTCAACTACCTCGGCCCGACCGGAAACCAGCGCGACGAGGTGACGGTCATCCGTCGCCGCAACCAGGAGGTCCAGTACTGA